The following are from one region of the Blastocatellia bacterium genome:
- a CDS encoding ribonuclease HII, whose product MVNTCTDKIEQKLLIDGFNLIAGVDEVGRGALAGPVLAAAVILDLNNIPKGLNDSKRLSQKQREKLAVEIKASALAVSIAEVSPEEIDKINIHQASLKAMTKAITNLKLPPNYLLIDGFALSKLKIKQQAIIKGDSLSVSIAAASIVAKVARDKLMYNYALYWPNYGFEKHVGYATVLHLDSLRKYGPCDIHRRSFRGVETLDLQPTLPLIVS is encoded by the coding sequence ATGGTAAATACTTGTACAGATAAAATAGAACAAAAATTATTAATTGATGGTTTTAATTTGATTGCTGGAGTTGATGAAGTTGGCCGAGGTGCATTAGCGGGGCCAGTCCTTGCCGCGGCAGTGATTTTAGATCTAAATAATATACCTAAAGGGTTAAATGATTCTAAACGTTTGAGTCAAAAACAAAGAGAAAAATTAGCAGTAGAAATTAAAGCATCAGCCCTAGCTGTTTCAATTGCTGAAGTTTCTCCAGAAGAAATAGACAAAATTAATATCCATCAAGCTAGCTTAAAAGCAATGACCAAGGCCATAACAAACTTAAAATTGCCCCCTAACTATCTTTTAATAGATGGATTTGCATTATCAAAACTCAAAATAAAACAACAAGCTATTATCAAAGGTGATAGTTTATCTGTTTCAATTGCTGCTGCATCAATTGTTGCTAAAGTTGCTAGAGATAAACTAATGTATAATTATGCACTCTATTGGCCTAATTATGGATTTGAAAAGCATGTAGGATATGCAACTGTCTTACACTTAGATAGCTTACGTAAATATGGCCCGTGTGATATTCATCGTCGTAGTTTTCGGGGAGTAGAAACATTAGACTTACAACCTACTTTACCATTAATTGTTAGTTGA